From the genome of Nakamurella flavida, one region includes:
- a CDS encoding homoserine dehydrogenase, which produces MSRGPALRVALLGAGVVGSQVARLLTENGDEFAARIGAPLELVGVAVRRPARHPEVPAHLLTTDVAGLVARDDVDVVVEVIGGIDPTRELLLTALRRGASVVTANKALLAEHGPELYEAADAAGADLYFEAAVAGAIPLIRPLRESLAGDRITRVMGIVNGTTNFILSAMTADGVGYAEALAEATRLGFAEADPTADVDGFDAAAKAAILASIAFHTRVGASDVYREGIAEVSAADIRAARRIGCTIKLLAICERLTDDDGGEAVSARVHPVMLPDAHPLAGVDGAYNAVYVEAESAGRLMFYGPGAGGAPTASAVLGDLVAVGRNRLAGGRGPRESAAADLPARSMESVSSRFHISLDVDDRSGVLAAVAGAFAEAGVSISTVRQEGRDTGGGEGAALVVVTHAAPDTVLSDTVARLSELEYVHRVTSVMRVMGDLR; this is translated from the coding sequence GTGAGTCGCGGACCCGCCCTGCGGGTCGCGCTGCTGGGTGCCGGGGTGGTCGGATCGCAGGTGGCCCGGCTGCTGACCGAGAACGGCGACGAGTTCGCCGCCCGCATCGGCGCCCCCCTGGAGCTGGTGGGCGTGGCCGTGCGGCGGCCGGCCCGGCATCCGGAGGTGCCGGCCCACCTGTTGACCACGGACGTCGCCGGGCTGGTCGCCCGGGACGACGTCGACGTGGTCGTCGAGGTGATCGGCGGGATCGATCCGACCCGGGAGCTGCTGCTGACCGCGTTGCGTCGCGGAGCGTCCGTGGTCACCGCCAACAAGGCCCTGCTCGCCGAGCACGGCCCGGAGCTGTACGAGGCGGCCGACGCCGCCGGGGCCGACCTCTACTTCGAGGCCGCGGTGGCCGGGGCCATCCCGCTCATCCGCCCACTGCGCGAATCCCTCGCCGGTGACCGGATCACCCGGGTGATGGGCATCGTCAACGGCACCACCAACTTCATCCTGTCGGCGATGACGGCCGACGGCGTCGGGTACGCCGAGGCGCTGGCCGAGGCCACCCGGCTGGGCTTCGCCGAGGCCGACCCGACCGCCGACGTGGACGGTTTCGACGCCGCCGCCAAGGCCGCGATCCTGGCCTCCATCGCCTTCCACACCCGTGTCGGCGCGTCCGATGTGTACCGCGAGGGCATCGCCGAGGTGTCCGCAGCCGACATCCGGGCCGCCCGCCGGATCGGCTGCACCATCAAGCTTCTCGCCATCTGCGAGCGCCTCACCGACGACGACGGCGGTGAGGCCGTCTCCGCCCGGGTGCACCCGGTGATGCTGCCGGACGCCCACCCGCTGGCCGGGGTCGACGGGGCCTACAACGCCGTGTACGTCGAGGCGGAATCGGCCGGTCGGCTGATGTTCTACGGCCCTGGAGCCGGCGGCGCCCCGACCGCTTCCGCGGTGCTCGGCGACCTCGTCGCGGTGGGTCGCAACCGGCTCGCCGGCGGCCGTGGACCGCGTGAGTCGGCCGCGGCGGATCTGCCCGCCCGGTCGATGGAGTCGGTGTCCAGCCGGTTCCACATCAGCCTGGACGTCGACGACCGATCCGGTGTGCTGGCCGCGGTGGCCGGTGCGTTCGCCGAGGCGGGCGTGTCGATCTCGACCGTCCGGCAGGAGGGCCGGGACACCGGTGGGGGAGAGGGTGCCGCGCTCGTCGTGGTCACCCACGCCGCTCCCGACACGGTCCTCTCCGACACCGTCGCGCGGTTGTCCGAACTGGAGTACGTCCACCGGGTGACCTCGGTGATGCGAGTGATGGGAGACCTGCGGTGA